Proteins encoded together in one Chryseobacterium taklimakanense window:
- a CDS encoding alpha/beta hydrolase: protein MELSYLVREPEHITSETPILFMLHGYGSNEEDLFSFRDTLPQDWLIVSFRAPLNTPYEGYSWYDINFNNPDEFINPDQAKDAMNAILKYIVEIKQRYGLKAGNTHLAGFSQGGILTYALSLTNPQLFHKVICMSCYPEEKILTNIVKDKKKLEHLRFFVSHGTDDAVIPLDWARKGAELLYNLSCYFTFREYMSGHGVNQKNYMDLMDFLNK, encoded by the coding sequence ATGGAATTAAGTTACCTCGTTCGCGAACCTGAACACATCACGTCGGAAACACCTATCCTTTTTATGCTCCATGGTTATGGAAGTAACGAGGAAGACCTCTTTTCTTTTCGGGATACGCTACCTCAAGACTGGTTGATCGTGAGCTTTCGGGCACCGCTGAATACACCATATGAAGGCTATTCTTGGTATGATATCAATTTCAATAATCCGGATGAATTTATCAATCCAGATCAGGCAAAAGATGCGATGAACGCCATCCTGAAATATATCGTTGAAATAAAACAGCGATACGGCCTGAAGGCTGGAAATACACATTTGGCAGGATTTTCACAGGGTGGAATTCTGACTTATGCCCTATCGCTGACCAATCCGCAGCTTTTTCATAAAGTGATTTGCATGAGCTGCTATCCTGAGGAAAAAATCCTCACCAACATCGTAAAGGATAAAAAGAAACTGGAGCATCTTCGCTTTTTTGTTTCACACGGAACTGATGATGCTGTAATCCCACTGGATTGGGCAAGAAAAGGCGCCGAGCTACTTTACAATCTCAGCTGTTATTTCACGTTCCGCGAATATATGAGCGGGCACGGCGTAAACCAGAAAAACTATATGGACCTGATGGACTTCTTAAACAAATAA
- a CDS encoding 5-(carboxyamino)imidazole ribonucleotide synthase: MKIGILGGGQLGRMLIQNALKYDDEWFTLDPAKDAPCANISYFTEGNFNDYDTVLNFGKGKDVVSIEIEHVNVDALFELVKNGVKVIPSPEIIQTIQQKILQKEFYKKHGIPSPEFQIIQHKSEAGFPLPFVQKMNTGGYDGKGVQIIKTEEDLQKLWDEPSVLESLVDIDKELSIIVAKNENGETKTFPVTEMVADPKLNLLDFNICPSDISEDIQNQTDAIAKQFIDAANSPGLFAIELFLDKKGKVWVNETAPRLHNSGHQTQEGNANSQFEQMYRVLKNLPLADTDANGFSGMLNLVGEENFSGKVKYDGINEVLQLPKTYVHLYGKTETKPGRKMGHINVLAENREDLMEKLVHIKSLVKVVS, from the coding sequence ATGAAAATCGGAATTCTCGGCGGCGGACAACTTGGGCGGATGCTCATTCAAAATGCACTGAAATACGATGACGAATGGTTCACCCTCGATCCGGCGAAAGATGCGCCCTGCGCCAACATCTCTTATTTTACCGAAGGAAATTTCAACGATTACGATACAGTTTTAAATTTCGGGAAAGGGAAGGATGTGGTTTCCATCGAAATTGAACACGTGAATGTGGATGCCCTTTTTGAACTGGTGAAAAACGGTGTGAAGGTCATTCCAAGTCCGGAAATCATTCAAACCATTCAGCAAAAAATCCTTCAGAAAGAATTTTATAAAAAACACGGAATCCCAAGCCCTGAATTTCAGATTATCCAGCATAAATCGGAAGCTGGTTTTCCTTTGCCTTTCGTACAAAAAATGAATACCGGAGGGTACGACGGAAAAGGTGTGCAGATCATCAAAACCGAAGAAGATTTACAGAAATTATGGGATGAGCCGTCCGTTTTGGAATCTTTGGTGGATATTGATAAGGAACTTTCCATCATTGTTGCCAAAAATGAAAACGGGGAAACCAAAACTTTCCCTGTAACAGAAATGGTGGCCGATCCGAAGCTCAATCTTTTGGATTTTAATATCTGTCCGAGCGATATTTCGGAAGATATCCAGAATCAGACCGATGCGATTGCAAAACAGTTTATCGACGCTGCCAATTCTCCCGGGCTTTTCGCCATTGAACTATTTTTAGACAAAAAAGGCAAAGTTTGGGTTAACGAAACTGCGCCGCGACTGCACAATTCCGGTCACCAAACCCAGGAAGGCAATGCCAATTCGCAGTTTGAGCAAATGTACCGCGTCCTGAAAAATTTACCGCTTGCAGACACCGATGCAAATGGTTTTTCCGGAATGCTGAATTTGGTTGGCGAAGAAAATTTTTCAGGAAAGGTAAAATATGACGGCATTAATGAGGTTCTGCAACTGCCCAAAACTTACGTACACCTTTACGGAAAAACCGAAACCAAGCCCGGCCGTAAAATGGGGCACATCAACGTTTTGGCGGAAAACCGGGAAGATTTAATGGAAAAACTTGTTCACATAAAATCTTTGGTAAAAGTGGTTTCTTAA
- a CDS encoding aminotransferase class I/II-fold pyridoxal phosphate-dependent enzyme: MKDFNAANHIQDLQYFGEFGGVNPSISDSSTYTFLSAKKMFDTFEGNAVGCYLYSRHSSPSNLYLAQALAKMEGTESANVTASGMGAITSTILQLCKSGDHIISSRTIYGGTYAFMKNFLPDFKIETSFVDITDLQKVESAINENTKVIYCESVSNPLLEVADLRELSRIAKKHDLKLVVDNTFSPLSVSPQLLGADVTIHSLTKFINGSSDTVGGVYCGTQEFIDATKNVNSGACMLLGPTMDSLRAASVLKNLRTLHIRMKKHSENAQFLAEKWEHDGLKVKYPGLKSHPQHELYKTMIHQEYGFGGLIALDVETVEKANELMELMQNENLGYLAVSLGFYKTLFSASGTSTSSEIPEDEQKEMGLSPGLIRFSIGLDHDIERTYQKMKMCMEKVGVL, encoded by the coding sequence ATGAAAGATTTCAACGCAGCAAACCACATCCAGGATTTACAGTATTTCGGCGAATTCGGAGGCGTAAACCCTTCAATATCTGACAGTTCAACATACACATTTCTCTCAGCCAAAAAAATGTTTGACACATTTGAAGGCAATGCTGTGGGTTGTTACCTTTATTCCCGCCACTCTTCACCAAGCAATCTTTATCTTGCGCAGGCACTCGCAAAAATGGAAGGCACAGAAAGCGCCAATGTAACCGCGTCCGGAATGGGTGCTATCACTTCTACGATACTGCAACTGTGCAAAAGCGGCGACCACATCATTTCAAGCCGAACGATTTACGGTGGAACTTATGCTTTTATGAAGAATTTTCTGCCGGATTTTAAAATTGAAACTTCGTTTGTCGATATCACTGATTTGCAAAAGGTTGAAAGTGCCATTAACGAAAACACCAAAGTGATTTACTGTGAGTCGGTGAGCAATCCGCTTTTGGAGGTTGCAGATTTAAGGGAACTTTCAAGAATTGCTAAAAAACACGATCTGAAACTTGTGGTGGACAACACTTTTTCGCCTTTATCCGTTTCACCTCAACTTTTGGGCGCGGATGTCACCATCCATAGTTTGACGAAATTCATCAACGGCAGCAGTGACACCGTGGGCGGCGTGTATTGCGGGACCCAGGAATTCATTGATGCTACGAAAAATGTAAATTCCGGCGCTTGTATGCTGTTGGGACCAACGATGGACAGCCTGCGTGCGGCAAGTGTTTTAAAAAATTTGAGAACACTGCACATCCGTATGAAAAAACACAGCGAAAATGCACAGTTTTTAGCCGAAAAATGGGAACATGACGGACTGAAAGTGAAATATCCGGGACTGAAAAGCCACCCCCAGCACGAACTTTATAAAACAATGATTCACCAGGAATACGGTTTTGGAGGCTTGATTGCGCTAGATGTGGAAACCGTGGAAAAAGCCAACGAACTGATGGAACTGATGCAGAACGAAAACCTTGGTTATCTGGCGGTGAGTTTAGGTTTTTATAAGACTTTATTCTCTGCTTCAGGAACATCGACTTCATCGGAAATTCCTGAGGATGAACAGAAAGAAATGGGGCTTTCGCCGGGCTTGATCCGTTTTTCGATTGGTTTGGATCATGATATTGAAAGGACTTACCAAAAGATGAAAATGTGCATGGAGAAAGTGGGTGTTTTGTAA
- the gloA2 gene encoding SMU1112c/YaeR family gloxylase I-like metalloprotein — protein MKIHHIAIICSNYEVSKKFYTEVLGLNIIREVYREARQSYKLDLAIGEHYVIELFSFPNPPERPSRPEACGLRHLAFAVENVEEKRNELIRKGLVCEEIRIDEFTDRKFFFTQDPDKLPLEFYEI, from the coding sequence ATGAAAATTCACCACATCGCCATCATCTGCTCCAATTACGAAGTTTCCAAAAAATTCTATACGGAAGTTTTGGGTTTAAATATCATTCGGGAAGTGTACCGCGAAGCGAGGCAGTCATACAAACTTGATTTGGCGATTGGCGAACATTATGTCATCGAACTTTTTTCTTTTCCAAACCCGCCAGAAAGGCCGTCGCGACCGGAAGCCTGCGGTTTGCGCCACCTTGCTTTTGCGGTGGAAAATGTAGAGGAAAAACGGAATGAGCTGATTCGGAAAGGTTTAGTCTGCGAGGAAATCCGAATTGATGAGTTCACTGATAGAAAGTTCTTTTTCACACAGGACCCGGACAAACTTCCGCTGGAATTTTATGAAATTTAA
- the tyrS gene encoding tyrosine--tRNA ligase: MNAFIEELKWRGLYADMMPGTDEQLNKEVTTAYIGFDPTADSLHIGSLIQIKILAHFQQHGHKPIALVGGATGMIGDPTGKSSERNLLDEATLNYFVDCLKAQLSKFLDFTGEGENRAELVNNYDWMKDISFLQFAKDIGKHITVNYMMAKDSVKKRFSGEEGVEGMSFTEFTYQLLQGYDFLHLYKEKNVKLQMGGSDQWGNITTGTELIRRKVQGEAFALTVPLITKSDGSKFGKSESGENYWLDPKKTSPYKFYQFWLNATDEDAERFIKFYTFLPKEEIEALIAEHKTAPHERKLQKKLAEEVTVWVHNREEYEKAVKASEILFGKSTAEDLVSLDEEIFLEIFDGVPQKEVAKTEIIGANITDLLTEKSGFLKSKSEAQRELKGNAISVNKEKIGDSFTAQESDLIDGKFLLLQKGKKNYFIIKAN, translated from the coding sequence ATATGATGCCCGGAACAGATGAACAACTGAATAAGGAAGTTACGACGGCGTATATCGGTTTCGATCCAACAGCAGATTCCCTGCACATCGGGAGTTTGATTCAGATAAAAATTCTGGCCCATTTTCAGCAGCATGGCCACAAACCGATTGCTTTGGTGGGCGGTGCCACCGGAATGATTGGTGACCCAACGGGCAAATCTTCGGAACGAAACCTTTTGGATGAAGCTACGCTGAATTATTTTGTGGACTGCCTGAAAGCGCAGCTTTCGAAATTTCTGGATTTTACAGGTGAAGGTGAAAACCGCGCCGAGCTGGTGAACAACTACGACTGGATGAAGGATATCTCGTTCCTGCAGTTTGCCAAAGACATCGGAAAGCACATTACCGTGAACTATATGATGGCAAAAGATTCGGTAAAAAAGCGTTTCAGCGGCGAGGAAGGCGTTGAGGGAATGAGTTTTACGGAATTCACCTACCAACTTTTGCAGGGTTACGATTTCCTGCATCTGTACAAAGAAAAAAACGTGAAACTGCAGATGGGCGGCAGCGACCAGTGGGGAAATATCACCACAGGAACTGAACTGATCCGCCGGAAAGTGCAGGGCGAAGCATTTGCGCTGACGGTTCCACTGATCACAAAATCCGACGGTTCCAAATTCGGAAAATCTGAAAGCGGCGAAAATTACTGGCTTGACCCGAAGAAAACTTCGCCATACAAATTTTACCAGTTTTGGCTGAATGCGACAGATGAAGATGCGGAACGCTTCATAAAATTCTATACTTTCCTGCCAAAGGAGGAGATCGAAGCTTTAATTGCAGAACATAAAACTGCACCGCATGAAAGAAAACTGCAGAAAAAACTTGCGGAGGAAGTGACGGTTTGGGTTCATAACCGCGAGGAATATGAGAAAGCAGTGAAAGCCTCAGAGATCCTTTTTGGCAAATCCACAGCAGAAGATCTGGTAAGCCTGGATGAAGAAATTTTCCTGGAAATTTTTGACGGTGTGCCGCAAAAGGAAGTTGCGAAAACTGAAATCATCGGTGCCAATATTACAGATCTTTTGACCGAAAAGTCCGGATTTTTGAAATCGAAAAGTGAAGCGCAGCGCGAGCTGAAAGGTAACGCAATCTCCGTAAACAAAGAAAAAATCGGTGATTCTTTCACAGCACAGGAAAGCGACCTGATTGACGGTAAATTCCTGCTTTTACAGAAAGGCAAGAAGAACTACTTCATCATCAAAGCCAACTAA
- a CDS encoding diphosphomevalonate/mevalonate 3,5-bisphosphate decarboxylase family protein, which translates to MENQFLGNNNFKVSSQTVSASCPSNIALIKYWGKYENQIPANPSISYTLNNCRTNTEMEFLANEPFSVQTFLAGTEEPKFAEKIEKYFKNIEKYLPWIIQGKYIIRTENTFPHSSGIASSASGFGAIAKCLMELNSKFSNGNQKTVTDNQKASFLARLGSGSACRSLYSGLVVWGETPVVEGSSDLFAVKYPNEEIHPIFKNFNDWVLLIHEGEKSVSSTVGHGLMNTNPYAERRFQEARDNFFVLKDILKTGDLQKFMTLVEHEALTLHAMMMMSEPAFILMKTGTLEVINKIWKFREETGLPLFFTLDAGANVHLLFPSADVNSHAEPLEASVEKIKSFIEKELLQHTQNGGVVKDEMIF; encoded by the coding sequence ATGGAAAACCAATTTCTCGGAAATAATAACTTTAAGGTTTCATCACAAACCGTTTCTGCATCCTGCCCCAGCAATATTGCACTGATCAAATACTGGGGAAAATACGAAAATCAAATCCCGGCCAATCCGAGCATCAGTTACACACTGAACAACTGCCGCACGAATACGGAAATGGAGTTTCTGGCCAATGAACCTTTTTCGGTTCAAACATTTCTTGCAGGGACAGAAGAACCAAAATTTGCTGAAAAAATTGAGAAATATTTCAAAAACATTGAAAAATATCTTCCGTGGATTATTCAGGGAAAATACATCATCAGAACCGAAAACACCTTTCCCCACAGTTCGGGAATTGCGAGTTCTGCGTCGGGTTTTGGGGCGATTGCGAAATGTCTGATGGAACTCAATTCAAAATTCTCAAACGGTAACCAAAAAACGGTAACCGATAACCAAAAAGCCAGTTTCCTCGCAAGATTGGGAAGTGGAAGCGCGTGCCGAAGCCTTTACAGCGGACTGGTCGTTTGGGGCGAAACTCCTGTTGTTGAAGGAAGTTCAGATTTATTTGCTGTAAAATATCCCAACGAAGAAATTCACCCAATTTTCAAAAATTTCAACGATTGGGTTTTATTGATTCACGAAGGTGAAAAATCCGTAAGTTCCACGGTGGGGCATGGTCTGATGAACACCAATCCGTATGCAGAACGCCGTTTTCAGGAAGCGCGTGACAATTTTTTTGTTTTAAAAGATATTCTGAAAACCGGTGATTTACAGAAGTTCATGACGTTGGTAGAACACGAGGCACTAACGCTACATGCGATGATGATGATGAGCGAACCCGCCTTTATTTTAATGAAAACCGGCACTTTGGAAGTCATCAACAAAATCTGGAAATTCCGTGAAGAAACCGGTTTGCCGCTGTTTTTCACTTTGGACGCTGGCGCTAATGTTCATTTACTTTTCCCAAGTGCAGATGTAAACTCTCACGCTGAGCCTTTAGAAGCATCTGTTGAGAAAATCAAATCGTTCATTGAAAAAGAATTGTTGCAACATACGCAGAATGGTGGTGTGGTGAAGGATGAAATGATATTTTAA
- a CDS encoding alpha/beta hydrolase, producing the protein MKKFMVLFALFFVLGLNGQEKQSTAQPNVKIISENFEMPQLHRKRRIWVYLPPDYETSKKKYPVMYLHDGQNLFDDRTSYAGEWQIDEALNKIFAQSKESAIVVGIDNGGEKRIEELSPFKNSKYGGGNGENYMNFIVETLKPYIDKNYRTKSRRKCTSLGGSSLGALISVYGGVKFPETFGKILAFSNAFWFNSKELNDFIRNSKTNLKRQKYYFVQGKHESEDMDEQTLKVINSLKLRKVKPQNIYNRSDEDGKHNEMYWRREFPAAFLWLN; encoded by the coding sequence ATGAAAAAATTCATGGTTCTTTTCGCTCTATTTTTTGTTTTGGGATTAAATGGTCAGGAAAAACAATCGACGGCCCAACCCAACGTAAAAATTATTTCCGAAAATTTTGAAATGCCGCAACTTCACCGCAAGCGCAGAATCTGGGTTTATCTTCCACCGGATTACGAAACTTCAAAGAAAAAATATCCTGTGATGTACCTTCACGACGGACAAAACCTTTTTGATGACCGAACGTCCTACGCCGGAGAATGGCAGATTGACGAAGCGCTGAATAAAATTTTTGCTCAAAGTAAGGAAAGTGCAATTGTAGTTGGAATTGACAACGGCGGTGAAAAGCGGATTGAAGAACTTTCGCCCTTTAAAAATTCAAAATACGGCGGTGGAAACGGTGAAAATTATATGAATTTTATCGTGGAAACCCTGAAACCTTATATCGATAAAAATTACCGTACAAAATCTCGCAGAAAATGCACCTCACTAGGTGGCAGTTCGCTTGGCGCGCTGATTTCCGTTTACGGCGGTGTAAAATTTCCGGAAACTTTCGGGAAAATTCTGGCGTTCAGCAATGCGTTCTGGTTTAACTCCAAAGAACTGAATGACTTTATACGGAATTCGAAAACCAATCTTAAAAGGCAGAAATATTATTTCGTACAGGGCAAACACGAGTCTGAAGATATGGATGAACAAACTTTGAAAGTGATCAACAGTTTAAAATTGCGAAAAGTAAAACCTCAAAACATCTACAACCGCTCCGACGAAGACGGCAAACACAATGAAATGTATTGGCGAAGGGAGTTTCCGGCGGCTTTTTTGTGGCTGAATTGA
- a CDS encoding AMP-dependent synthetase/ligase, translated as MNITQFLNTNTEKYSLKHAIGFRKDNKWESINWKDFRRMVFKTANALKEAGVEENDRVAIYSDNSAEWIVFDLAILSIGAVTVPIYSTNSKEQAEYIINDSESKIIMVGNQEQYDAAYELIQRNVFLKKIIVSKKKVWIKKEFSEFLEDFIKTAKEHSEIVEKSDDDLATLIYTSGTTGIPKGVMLTHGNFNKSFEAHFDFFKFKNFQNEHSLAFLPLTHVFERSWTLLCLFGGAKVSFLENTKLIASTLTEVKPTMMCAVPRFYQKIYAGVNEMVKDGSETKKKIFNWAMSVGSEVAELKRLGKAVPFALNLKNSAANKLVFQKIKNKMGGNLWFMPCGGASLSPEVTKFFDAMGIRITVGYGLTETTATLTAFPFTHYEHGSAGITLGDTKIKIGENDEILAKGSGIMKGYYKKAEETAAVFTEDGWFKTGDAGKLDEKGNLYITDRIKDLMKTSNGKYVTPQPIENLLSNNQFISQAMVVAEGKPFVTALIIPNFEALKDQLPKMNMPFTSWEEIVNSDQIKAFYQQKIDEIQQSQSGFEKVKKFTLMPAEFEIGSGEITPTLKVKRNVVLEKYKELIDKMYLH; from the coding sequence ATGAATATAACCCAATTTTTAAACACCAATACCGAAAAATATTCCCTGAAACACGCCATAGGTTTCAGGAAGGATAATAAATGGGAAAGCATCAACTGGAAAGATTTTCGCAGAATGGTTTTCAAGACCGCCAATGCGCTGAAAGAAGCCGGAGTTGAGGAAAACGACCGTGTGGCCATCTATTCCGACAATTCCGCGGAGTGGATCGTTTTCGATTTGGCGATACTTTCCATTGGCGCCGTCACCGTACCGATCTATTCCACAAACAGTAAGGAACAGGCAGAATATATCATCAACGATTCCGAATCGAAAATAATTATGGTGGGCAACCAGGAGCAGTACGATGCGGCTTATGAACTGATTCAGCGTAATGTGTTTCTGAAAAAAATCATCGTTTCCAAGAAAAAAGTCTGGATCAAAAAAGAATTTTCAGAGTTTCTGGAAGATTTCATCAAAACGGCGAAAGAGCATTCAGAAATCGTCGAAAAATCTGATGATGATTTGGCAACGCTGATCTACACGTCCGGTACCACCGGTATTCCGAAAGGTGTGATGCTTACCCACGGTAATTTCAACAAATCTTTCGAGGCGCATTTTGATTTTTTTAAATTTAAAAACTTTCAGAACGAACATTCACTGGCTTTTTTGCCCTTAACGCATGTTTTCGAAAGAAGCTGGACGCTCCTTTGCCTCTTTGGCGGGGCGAAAGTTTCCTTTTTAGAGAATACCAAACTCATCGCCAGCACTTTAACAGAAGTAAAACCGACCATGATGTGCGCCGTGCCGAGATTTTATCAAAAAATTTACGCCGGAGTAAACGAAATGGTGAAAGACGGTTCTGAAACGAAAAAGAAAATTTTCAACTGGGCCATGTCTGTAGGAAGCGAAGTTGCCGAACTTAAACGTCTTGGAAAAGCGGTTCCTTTTGCTCTTAATTTGAAAAATTCTGCTGCCAACAAATTGGTCTTCCAGAAAATCAAAAATAAAATGGGCGGCAATCTGTGGTTTATGCCTTGCGGTGGCGCATCGCTTTCCCCGGAAGTCACTAAATTTTTCGATGCGATGGGCATTCGTATCACCGTTGGTTACGGTCTTACGGAAACTACGGCAACTTTAACGGCGTTTCCGTTTACCCACTATGAACATGGCTCCGCCGGAATCACACTTGGTGACACAAAGATTAAAATCGGCGAAAACGACGAAATTCTGGCCAAAGGCAGCGGAATTATGAAAGGTTACTATAAAAAAGCGGAAGAAACTGCCGCAGTTTTCACGGAAGACGGCTGGTTCAAAACTGGTGACGCCGGAAAATTGGATGAAAAAGGAAACCTGTACATCACCGACCGGATCAAGGATTTGATGAAAACGTCGAACGGAAAATACGTGACGCCCCAACCGATTGAAAACCTGCTTTCCAATAACCAGTTCATCAGTCAGGCGATGGTGGTTGCAGAAGGAAAACCTTTCGTTACGGCTTTGATTATTCCCAATTTTGAAGCGCTGAAAGACCAGTTGCCAAAGATGAATATGCCGTTTACCAGTTGGGAAGAAATTGTGAATTCAGATCAGATTAAAGCCTTCTACCAGCAAAAAATTGACGAAATTCAGCAGTCGCAGTCCGGCTTCGAAAAAGTGAAAAAATTCACCCTGATGCCGGCGGAATTTGAAATCGGCAGTGGGGAAATCACTCCGACACTCAAAGTAAAACGCAACGTCGTTCTTGAAAAATATAAAGAACTGATTGATAAAATGTATCTGCATTAA
- a CDS encoding DUF1543 domain-containing protein has product MAGLKLFYIILGATPEGRNIEQHDVFFGIAENLRDLVPSIKAFWPEAKGKIHLDAYKEVKFVDSYEVKIAEKTPGSSENQLFFINLGGYKPGQFAEFHEQHLMAGKSMGEVIKRVKQTEFYKTMGFENAVSHIDDKHGVDIDDIFNVHDILPKEMKEKYSIILKKSMVENQENPSSVGYFKIDKL; this is encoded by the coding sequence ATGGCTGGCTTAAAACTTTTTTACATTATTCTCGGTGCCACGCCGGAAGGCCGGAATATAGAGCAGCACGACGTCTTTTTCGGAATTGCCGAAAATTTGCGTGATCTTGTTCCGTCGATAAAAGCTTTCTGGCCGGAAGCGAAAGGAAAAATTCACCTCGATGCTTATAAGGAAGTAAAATTTGTCGATAGCTACGAAGTGAAAATCGCTGAAAAAACGCCTGGCAGCTCAGAAAACCAATTGTTTTTTATTAATCTTGGTGGCTACAAACCGGGACAATTTGCGGAGTTCCACGAACAGCATCTAATGGCAGGAAAATCAATGGGCGAAGTGATAAAACGGGTAAAGCAAACCGAATTTTACAAAACAATGGGCTTTGAAAATGCGGTAAGCCACATCGATGACAAACACGGCGTTGATATTGATGATATTTTCAACGTGCATGATATTTTGCCTAAAGAAATGAAAGAGAAATATTCTATCATCCTGAAAAAATCTATGGTAGAAAATCAGGAAAATCCAAGTTCAGTAGGTTATTTCAAAATTGATAAACTTTAA
- a CDS encoding acyl-CoA desaturase produces MAIIIFIIVLWYSGLFFQTFFLHRYAAHQTFTMSRFGEKLCYVLTWITQGSNYLSAYGYGVMHRMHHAFADTEKDPHSPKYDPNPLAMMWRTKNIYQQINKQKIAVEEKFTKNVPQWKSFDRFASSWGSRIGWGVLYTLFFIFFAEQWWHWLFLPVAYLMAPIHGMIINWFGHIYGYVNFKVNDTSKNLFRFDWLMLGEGYHNNHHKFGGRPNFGGVRWHEIDVTYLIMLALEKLGWIKLKRVTVTPKREV; encoded by the coding sequence ATGGCAATTATAATTTTCATCATCGTCCTTTGGTATTCGGGACTGTTTTTCCAGACGTTTTTTCTTCACCGGTATGCGGCGCACCAAACTTTCACCATGTCGAGATTTGGTGAGAAACTTTGTTATGTTTTGACATGGATCACTCAGGGTTCCAATTATTTAAGTGCCTATGGCTATGGTGTGATGCACCGAATGCACCACGCTTTTGCCGATACCGAGAAAGATCCGCATTCGCCTAAATACGATCCAAATCCGCTCGCCATGATGTGGCGCACCAAAAACATTTATCAGCAAATCAACAAACAGAAAATCGCCGTAGAGGAAAAATTTACCAAGAATGTTCCCCAGTGGAAATCGTTTGACCGTTTTGCAAGTTCATGGGGCTCAAGAATCGGCTGGGGTGTTTTGTACACACTCTTTTTTATCTTTTTTGCGGAACAGTGGTGGCACTGGCTGTTTTTGCCGGTAGCATATCTCATGGCGCCGATTCATGGGATGATCATCAACTGGTTCGGTCATATCTACGGTTATGTAAATTTCAAAGTGAATGATACCTCAAAGAATCTGTTTCGCTTCGACTGGCTGATGCTGGGTGAAGGTTATCATAACAATCACCATAAATTCGGCGGAAGGCCCAATTTCGGCGGAGTGCGCTGGCACGAAATCGATGTCACTTACCTGATCATGCTGGCTCTTGAAAAGCTTGGCTGGATTAAACTGAAGCGTGTAACGGTAACTCCGAAAAGGGAGGTTTAA
- the purE gene encoding 5-(carboxyamino)imidazole ribonucleotide mutase — MVGIIMGSQSDLAIMQQAADFLKSLEIPYELTVVSAHRTPERMFDYAKTAKNRGLKVIIAGAGGAAHLPGMVASCTTLPVIGVPILSSNSIDGWDSVLSILQMPSGIPVATVALNGATNAGILAAKIIGNSDENVAEKLQKYQDSLKDKVLGTVEEIKKNHPNSYDQ, encoded by the coding sequence ATGGTCGGTATCATCATGGGCAGCCAAAGCGATTTGGCCATTATGCAGCAGGCGGCAGATTTTTTGAAATCGCTCGAAATCCCTTACGAACTCACTGTAGTTTCCGCGCACAGAACGCCGGAGCGCATGTTCGATTACGCAAAAACCGCCAAAAATCGTGGACTGAAAGTCATCATCGCCGGCGCCGGAGGTGCCGCACATTTGCCGGGAATGGTCGCCAGTTGCACCACTTTGCCCGTGATTGGCGTACCGATTTTATCATCCAATTCTATCGACGGTTGGGATTCAGTTTTATCGATTTTGCAGATGCCTTCGGGTATTCCCGTTGCTACTGTTGCACTGAACGGAGCCACAAATGCCGGAATTTTAGCCGCAAAAATTATCGGAAATTCTGATGAAAACGTGGCTGAGAAACTTCAGAAGTATCAGGATTCTTTAAAAGACAAGGTTTTGGGAACGGTGGAGGAGATTAAGAAAAATCATCCGAATTCTTACGATCAATAA
- a CDS encoding Lrp/AsnC family transcriptional regulator: protein MQLDGKDKKLLFLLQNDSKKTTKELASALDLSVTAVFERIKKLEKQKVIEKYVALIDKQKIQKDFIVLCHVKLVQHRKDYITQFENEIVQFSEVLECFHVSGDYDYILKICVKDIKDYREFMVTKLTNLQNIASTQSSFTIKEVKNTTVISTD from the coding sequence ATGCAACTCGACGGAAAGGATAAAAAATTGCTGTTTTTATTACAGAACGATTCCAAAAAAACCACAAAAGAGCTGGCGAGCGCCCTCGATTTGTCTGTTACCGCAGTTTTTGAACGGATAAAAAAGCTTGAAAAACAAAAAGTTATCGAAAAATATGTCGCACTGATTGACAAGCAAAAAATTCAGAAAGATTTCATCGTACTCTGCCACGTAAAATTGGTGCAGCACCGCAAAGATTACATCACCCAGTTCGAGAACGAAATTGTGCAGTTTTCCGAGGTTTTAGAATGCTTCCATGTGAGTGGCGATTACGATTACATCCTGAAAATCTGTGTGAAAGACATCAAGGATTACCGGGAATTTATGGTAACGAAACTCACTAATCTTCAGAACATTGCGAGCACACAAAGTTCATTTACAATAAAAGAAGTTAAAAATACGACAGTGATTTCTACAGACTGA